The Juglans regia cultivar Chandler chromosome 11, Walnut 2.0, whole genome shotgun sequence genome contains the following window.
taattgtaagaCTTAGGGAACCAACAATCCTTACATATTTAAACCTCTCTGCCATTGCCTATTCTCCAGCAGGTTCCATGATCCAACAGAGATCGAGCAGCCATAATGCTTCTCCAAATGTAAGAGGGATTACTCCCCACCTTGGCCTCCATAAAGCTGACCCTAGGAAAGTATTTCCACTTAAGCACCTGAGAAGCAAGAGAATCTGGAAATGGCAATAGTCTCCAACCTTGTTTGTCTAACATAGCCACGTTAAAACTCCCAAGATCTCTGAAACCCAGCCCTCCTTTGGTTTTTGCTTTACCCATAGAATTATAAGAGACCCAATGTATTCTCCCCACTTGCTCCTGTTGACCCCACCAATAATTCTGAGTCACCTTATTGATGCTCTTGAGAAAACTACAAGGTAATTGGAAAACTCTCATACTGTATGAAGGTAAAGCTTGAACCACAGCCTTTATGAAGATTTCCTTACCTGCTAAGGAAAGAGTTTTAACCTTATAGCTGCTAAGCTTGCTTTTGACCTTTTCCTGAATACACTTAAAGGAGTTAATCCGTGATTTACCAACCATGACAGGTAAACCAAGGTATCTCTCATACTGCACATAAGATCTCACCCCTGCAATGCTGAGTATTAGGTCCTGAGCAGATCTTGGGGTATTCTTGCTAAATTGCATTGATGTCTTCTCCTTATTCAGCTTTTGACCAGAGCCCCTTTCATAAAGATTGAATAATGTGTATGAGTTTGCTCCATTCAAGGATATTAGCTTTATAAAACAAcaagctatcatctgcaaagaaaatGTGAGTAATGCTAAATTTACCCCTAGCAATTGGTATACCTATGATAACTTTCTGCAATTCAGCTTGCACCAGGTGGGAAGGGGATAAGGAATCCCCTTGCCTAATTCCTCTTGAATGTTTGAAACCTGTTAAGGCACTCCATTAAAAATCAGGGAATAGGACACAGATTCAATGCATTGCGTAACGAGCCTCACCCAACTCTGATTAAAGCCCATTTTAAGCATAACAACTTCTAAGAAACCCCACTCAATTCTGTCATAAGTCttactcatgtcaagtttcaaggcCATTTGACCATCTTTGGCTGATAATTTGGTATTCATTGTGTGCAATGCCTCGAATGCCACGATAACATTATCTGAAATCAATCTACCAGGAACAAAGGCAAATTGAGTCTGAGAGATTATGCTTGGAAGGATCTTCTTCAATCTGTTTGCAATGGtctttgatatgattttataaaggACATTGCACAGACTAATGTGTCTGAACTCAGTCACTTTGCTAGGGAATTTGATCTTGGGAATTAGGACAATAAAGGTTTCATTAAGAGCATCAATACTACCATTGGAATTTAGAACACAAAGAACTGCATCACATACCTCCTTGCCCACTGTTTTCCAATGTCTCTGATAAAATGCATGAGCCATCATGCCCAGGAGAACTGAGAGGATTCATCTGAAAGACAGCTTCCCCAACCTCTTAAGATGTGAATTTCTACATGAGATTGTTATATATATCATCTTAGATACGTGGATGCAAGCTCCTCAGGCATTCATCAATATTAACAGGCCTGGAAGTAGAAAAAAGGTCCtgaaaatattgttgaaattgGCCCACCATTTCCTCTATTGCTATGAATTCTTGACCCCTTTCATTTTGAATCTTCTTTATAGAATTTGTCTTTCTTCTTTGGTTGGCACATGGATGGAAGTAACTAGTGTTTCTGTCACCTTCCCTCAACCATTTCTGTTTGGCCTTCTGTTTTCAAGAGATGTCTTCTCCTTCTAGTAACTTATCCACCTCCCTTTGTAAAGTCTTAATCTGAGAAATCTGGTCCCCCTTGTTAGACTTCTGGAGGCTTGAAATCTGTTGCAGCTTCgtttctatcaatttttttgacTGCCCAAAAAAGACTCTACTCCATGACTTCAGTTTGGCTTTACAGAAATTCAGTTTATCCGAGGTATTCTTCAGTTGATTTGTAGTCAATCCTTGTCTCATCCAAGCTTCATCCACCACTTTGAAGCATTCCTCCCTTTCAGCCCACTTTGCTTCATGTCTGAAAGGCCTCTCCCCCTTCACCACACAATATGGACCATTGCTTATTGGGAGCAGTAAAGGTCTATGATCAGAGCATAAGACCCCTTAAGATCGAACAATGGTATTAAGGAAGGTATCAAACATGCCTTATTGCCAAGAGCCCTGTCAAGCCTTTCTTTAGTAAATTGAGGGCCTACACAATTGTTGCACCATGTAAACTTGTCACCATGGACACCCAAGTCACTCAAGCCACAATCATTAATTGCAAGCCTGAATTCGTCCATCTATCTATACAGTCTTCTTGCAGCCCCAACTTTCTCTTTTTGATgcataatttcattaaagtcccccTTGCAAAGCCAAGCTAAACCTTCAGGTGGCTTCAAAGCCCTTAAAAGCTCCCAACTGCTATGCCTTTTACTGGTTTTAGGATGGCCATAAAACCCAGTCATCAACCATTCTAAAACCTCACATCTGGCCATCACCTTTAGAGAAATGTGATAATGAGAGTATGAAACAACATTAATAATAAGATCATCATGCCACAAAAAAGCTAGGCCCCCTTTTAGACCTCTACTTTCCACCACAAAACAATGCTCAAAGCCTAAGCCTTTTTTTATTCTGTCAACTTTATACTTGTTACACTTTAGTTCAATAAGGAAAACTAACTTGAGAGCTTTTTCTTCACCAAATGGTGAAGCTCTcaaactgtccgagggttcccaaacTCTTGGCAGTTCCAAGCTAAGCAATTCATTATTGTTGGTGGTGCTACCTAGCAGCCACCACCAACTCTTGATGTTCATTAGACTTACTAAGGCTAGATCCTCTCTTCTGTCTCTTTTGCACACTTGAAGGCCCACCCTCCATACCAAACTCATCcccttctctttaaaaaaactCTCTTGGAACTGACCATTGCAGAAAGAGTAAATgctactttttttattcttggtCACGAGCTCTTCTTTTCCACCTGGCTTGCTTCTCGGATTGGGCTAGGTTCTACAACTGTTGGCCCAGAAACTGGTCCAAAGAACGGGCCTGGCTGGCTATTGATCCCACAGAGGGGTCAACCCCTCCCACCTCATAACTTTCCATAACTGCTTGGCCCATCATTTCCATATCTGTCTCACCCTTATTGGTCTCACTTTCCATATAGGTAGCAACCTCAGTCCAGGCTGATTTAGAGGGAAAGTGACCAACTAAGGAAAACTTCTCTCCAATCCCCTCCTTATCATTAAAACACTCTATCTTCACTTCCTTCCTAACCAGATTGCACTCCCCTTCCATACGAGACAAGCTGGCTTCCATATTTTCAAGGGTCTACTCTCCATCATATTTAACCCCTCCTTAGATTTCTCCTTCTGACCCTGGCATTCAGCCTTAGCACCTGTACCTTCTTCATTTGAAACTCCACCAGTTGGATGTTTGCGCCACCCCTACTGTGGTGGCTGCTGGGTTGCGCCACCATACCTTCTAGAAAACTGGCTACCAAGTTTTGTCTGACTAGCACGAAGCCATGAACCATATTGAGACTTCCCTTTAGTTTCAGATATTTTGCATGGCCTCGAATGTTTGATCACCCCACATTTAAGACAGAACAAAGGCAAACAGTCATATTTGAAAGAtatccataattttttaatgtcaaATGTCAGAAATCTGCCTCTAGATAATGGTTTAGAGATATCAACCTCTACATACGTAAAAAATGCCCCCACCCTAAACCGTTCTCATCCACCTCTACTTCCAGAACTTTCCCTGCACCTGATCCTATTTGTATCCCAATCTCTTCAGTCATGCATGCCAAGGGCATGTTATAGGCTTGAATCCATAACACTTCATGACGGAAAAGAGCTTGTGACATGAGAGTATTTGCATCACATTCTTCAAAACTTATCAGCATTCGATCAAAAGACCATGGTCTACCAAGCAGCACTTTCTCCTTGTCCCTGACATGTTGGAAATCTAGCAAGAATATGTTTTCCCCCACGTCTTTGAATTGTAGCCAACAATTGCAGCCAACCTTCAAGCTTCCATAACCTTTGCATGATAGTTCTGAAGGCCTCTCTATTAATGCCTTTATCTGTTATGGTAGGGCTAATAGACAAGACTCGCCTTGGATCCTCGACTTCTCTAGCACCCTTGTATCTATCACCATTGCATTCTCTTCCTGCTCTGTGAGACTAAAACCAGCCCACAATCGTTGTATCTCTTCCTCCATCAACACTTTTCGAACTATGTCCAAGAGACCCTCCTTTGCTATTGCAAAGACACCACCCTACCCTTCAGAGAAGGAAATGACATCCACATCAGTTTCTTATTAGACTATTGATGTTTAAAATAAGAGATATTGCAACCACATTAAAATATGGAAACTATTAAGAAGAAATGAGAATATCATAAATTTATACGTAGATAGAgaacatatttaaaatgaatacaaagacaaaaataatagaaataaagaataaatagatTGAGGTATGATGTATGGTAAAAATAGtcagttaaaattaaaaaaaattagattttaattaattaaacatttaaataagCCATTGGGAATTctgtgagtattttttttttttttttaaatacgaATTCTGTGAGTATTAAGTTGCGAGTCCGGTGCTGCTGTTGTGGCAAGTGTAGGGCCATTCCCAAGAAAAAATTACTGAAGAATGAAGGCGGCGATGCCGCTTAGAAGAAAGAAGGCGGCAATGCTGAGTACTAGGAAGACTCTTCCCGAAGACTTGATACTAGAAATACTCTTGCGTTTGCCCGTCAAATCTTTGGTCCGATTCAGGTGCGTTTCTAAACGATGGCTTTTTTTAATTTCCGATCCCCATTTCGCTAAATCGCACTTCGACCGAACATCCGAGCACACCCAAAGACTCCTATTATCGACCCCTTTGAGATTTGGGTCCCTAGAAACCGATGCACCTTTGTGGGACCGTTCTGCTGTGAGAGAACTCTTTTTCCCGTTCAAGCAAGAGGGTCGTGCTTTTAAGATTGTAGGTTCTTGCAATGGTTTGGTTTGCGTCTCACTCTCTCAGAATGAGGGTTTCTATATTTGGAATCCATCAACCGGATCCCGCAGAAAGTTGCCTGACCCCCCTGAAACTCCACCCGATCTTGAGATACGTGCTCATGGTTTCGGCTATGATTCATCCACTGAAGACTATAAGGTCGTTTTGGGCCTTTTCCCATCATCTGAAGGCAGGGTCTTCTCGTCGAAAAGAAACTCCTGGAAAACTATTGAACATTTCGTTTTTGACTTTAACGACTCAGCAGGGATCTTTTGCAATGGTACTCTGCATTGGGAAGTCTTTCTGGAAGATTATACTGAGACAATCGCTGCGTTTGATTTAGCTGAGGAGGAGTTTTGGGAGGTGCCGATGCCCCTACAGTATGACGATCACCACGAGGAGATTATTTTCTATTCTTTGATGAATCTTGGAGGGCGTCTTTGTCTTACTTGTCGTTGGTGTTATAGCTCTACCCATTTTGAGATATGGGTAATGCAGGAATACGGAGTGCAGGAATCATGGGCGCCAATGTTTGAAGTTCGGCATTCCGATCTAATCAACTGCAGATGTAGTCTAATCCCGCTGTGCTTTCCCAGAGGTGAGAAGCTTGAGGCAATATACATGGGAAAGGAGTTAATAAGGACTGATCATGATGGAGCGATTCTTGAACGCTTTATGTTGAGCAGTGACAAAGCTAGTTGTGAAGCAGCTGTTTTTTTTGAGAGTTTACTTTCACCTAACTAATTATGATAGGCATGATGGGCACTCAAATGCTGTTATGTTTCTccttaattaaatgaaatgcaaAACTTTGAtgtctctaaacctcaaaattcACTTGTACTGAAGATTTTCGGGGATAGATATTGTTCTTTTATATTGACCAAAAGCATGAATTTTTATTGTTGTCTGTACATAATAGAGTAGCCACGAATTGGTAATCCAACTTCTGCTTTAGTGAACttgcattatttattttaaaatgaaaatgactattttctcTCAACTGGATCTCATTTGCTGCTTTCTTTACCTacatctctatttttctttctcgggtttttcttttctcttgctTATTTCGTAAAAATTGCAGATGGAATGGATATTTAAGGGGAAAATGGAGACTTAAGAAAGTGACACAAATTTGATTAGCTTTTCTCTTAGAGTCGAGGACCTTTTAGTTTTGGACAGGAGAGAACATGGAAAATGCTGAGGAGGATTTTTGTTTCGTATTTTATTGTGAGAAAAGAAGTATAACCTTCTTGATCTCCTCATCGCTCTGCtgcattatttgtttttttgaaatcaacttcacttcattcataaaaaataatcaaccaaTACATTGTCTTTCTAGATTAGTACAGTTTTTAATCCAATCTGGACCATCTTCTAACCACACAATCTCCTCCTCACAAGCAAGAGCATATCTAGCTAATCTGTGTGCTGCCAAGTTTCTTTCTCTGGGGACCTACTGAATTCTCCAGCTTGGTCTTCCACTTAGTACATGCTTTATGTCTTCAATCATCTGGACGTACCATGCCCAATTCTCTTCATGCTTTTGCACATCTTTGATAACTGACAAAGCATCACCTTAAAAAATAACCTCTTCTAACCTTTCTCAGAACAGAAAACTAAAGACCTTCATAAAGCATGAATTTCAGCAAGTATTGCATTTTTGACAAAAATTTTCAAGTATTGCATTTTTGACAAAAATTTTTGGCCATACACAATGAAGCTATTAATTCCCCATAAGTATCCTTATTACAACCCCAATCCCCATTTTCACTTTCTCCACATCAATAGCAGCATCCCAATTAgctttatagatattattaccTGGTTTTTGCCATCTTATAGCTCTATTGACAGCACCTTCACCTGCAACAGAATCACTAGTTGTTTCATTAGCTTGCATAAACTATTCCAATTTAATCTTGCAGCAGTTAAAATTGCCTTAGGACTCTCGAACTTATTTTCGAACACCAATCTGTTTCTTCTGTGCCACAGCTTCCTGAAACCACAAGCCATTTCTTCCAGTTCCTTTTTCTGTAGCCTTTGACCCAGCTCCACCCATATATTGTAGAAATCATCTTCCTTGAGTACCCATTTCTGAACAAAGCTTAGAGAATCTGCCCATACATCTGAAGTTGCCACACAGCTCCACAACACATGACCACTCGTCTCCTCCTTCTGATCACATATGGGACACAAAGGATTGTCTGTAATCTTCATCTTAAAACAGATTGCTTTTTGTTGGAAGAGTATCACTTACTGCTCTCTCCAGGGGAAGATTTTGACCGGATTTGGAACATTAAGTTCCCATATCTTCTTCCATCCCTCAGTGTCAACtttatccccccccccccctattattattattattatttttatttcaacagcAAGATAATAGGGCACTTCTAATCGAGAAAGAGCCATTTTTACTAGGGCCCCAAATCATTTTGTCATCTATCCCGTCTTACTTGAAGGTAGACCACATATTATTTCTGCTTCTATTTCATTCATCACTTCTTTTACGAGATTATAATTCCAGCACCCTCTAGAGCTATCTATCAATGCATCCACAGTTGCTTCTTTATTCAACAATTTCACTAGAGATTGGACTTCAAAAGAAATTGGAGTTGGCAACCATCTATCCCCCcagatatttattcttttaccatTTTCCACTCTCCATCTCATTCCCTCAAGTGAGGGACCTCCACCTAATTTGACATTCAAAATAGCACTATGTTTGTAGTATTTTTCCTTCATGATTTTTGCTGCATATGCTCCAGGGTTGGTCATTAATCTCCAAAACTGTTTTACTAACATAGCACAATTAAAGCTTTCTATATCTCTAAACCTCATCCCTCCTACATTCTTTGATATACCCATCTTACTCCACTTTTTCTACTGAACTTTCCTATCGTGCTTCATAtgcccccaccaaaacctaGCTATTAGTGCTGAGATTTCTTGACAAAGCTTCTTTGGGAGCTTGAAAACACTCATAGCGTATGTCGGTATAATTTATATTACAGCTTTGACCAAAACTCCACCAAGATGCtcagatttcacaaaaaattagaaatagagTGTGCCAATCATATGTGTATTAATGcacatcacattaatgcaattttttttataaaaaaaaaaaaaatgttcacaCACGTTGCCCCCAATTAGTGAGAGAAATTGTCCTCAATGAATCGAACGGAAGAAACAAAAGTGGACAGGAATAAATAAGCAACAAAGACAACCAAACATGTGATATAAAATAAAGCAAAACAacgaataaatataaaagataaaatgcaaTTAAACAAAGCCATAAGGgggaaaaagatcaaaacacttccATGAAATCTTTCACAAGCAAAATCTCTTCATTGGGTTCAAAGTTATAAACGGCTTTAGACGTTGTCTATTGACAGTGAAGCTATTGCTATTCTTTGGATTGACAATGTCTACCGTCCCATGAGGATGAACCATCTTTCATAAGCaagatttcaatttgttaggaaaaatatataagcgAGAGTTGTAAAGAAGAACTTTCTGGCTAAGTGTAAAATGCTTGGAATGAATTTTTTGATTATGTAGAATTTTCATGCGTTTCCTTGCCAATTGAGCCTTGTCATAGGCATCCCGACGAGTTTCATCCAATTCATTGATCTGCAATTTTCTCAACCCTAAAACTTCATCAAGTgacatgttaacatgttttataaCCCAAATGACTCAATACTGAATATTAACAGGTAAATGACAAGCTTTACCATAAACTAATTGATAAGACATtcttagattaattttaaaagttgtCTTATAAGCCCACAAAGCATCAAGAAGTTTAACTGACCATTGTTTCCTATTAGAATTGATAGTTTTCTCCAAAAAGATTTTGATCTTTCTATTTGCCAATTCTGCTTGTCcatttgtttgagggtgataagggGTAGAAACTCTGTGTGTGATACCATCTTTATTCTTGAGTGTAGAAAATGGTTTGTTACAAAAATGAGAGCCCTCATCACTAATGATAACTTTAGGTATGCCAAAGCGAGCAAATAAAGATTGTCAAAATTTTAGGACAACACGATGGTCATTTGTTTTGCAAGCAACAACCTCAACCCATTTTGAAACATAATCCACAGCCAATAAAATCTGTGTTTccaaaggaaataaaaaaatgtctcaTGAAGTCTATTCCCAACAgtaaaaaatttctaaagtGAGAATTGGGGAAAGAGGCATATGTCTCTTTTGCTAATAGATCCCAATTTTTGACAAGGCTCACAagccttacaaaaattataagcatcttTAAACATGGAATGCCAGTAAAAactgatttgtaaaattttaatgaCTGTTTTCTTTGCTGAAAAATGACTACCATATACACCCATATGACAAAATCTCAACACAGAGGAAAACTCATTATCAGgaatgcatcttcaaatcaaTTGGTctgaataatatttgaaaatgtatGGATCATCAAAGTGAAAGTGTCGTACCTCAGAGAGAAATCGACATTTATCTTGGGTGGATCATTCATAAGGCATTTGTTTAATCACCAGATAGTTGACTATGTTAGCATACCAGGAAATTCTATAAATCACAAAGAGCTGCTTATCCGGAAAACTATCATCAAGAGGAAGGATGACATTTGAAGGGAAGGATGGTGTCAATCTGGAGAGATGGTCAGCCATCACATTTTCGACTCCTTTCTTGTCCTTATTGGTGATGTTGGTCTCTTGAAAT
Protein-coding sequences here:
- the LOC118349865 gene encoding uncharacterized protein LOC118349865; its protein translation is MAHAFYQRHWKTVGKEVCDAVLCVLNSNGSIDALNETFIVLIPKIKFPSKVTEFRHISLCNVLYKIISKTIANRLKKILPSIISQTQFAFVPGRLISDNVIVAFEALHTMNTKLSAKDGQMALKLDMSKTYDRIEWGFLEVVMLKMGFNQSWMIACCFIKLISLNGANSYTLFNLYERGSGQKLNKEKTSMQFSKNTPRSAQDLILSIAGVRSYVQYERYLGLPVMVGKSRINSFKCIQEKVKSKLSSYKVKTLSLAGKEIFIKAVVQALPSYSMRVFQLPCSFLKSINKVTQNYWWGQQEQVGRIHWVSYNSMGKAKTKGGLGFRDLGSFNVAMLDKQGWRLLPFPDSLASQVLKWKYFPRVSFMEAKVGSNPSYIWRSIMAARSLLDHGTCWRIGNGREV
- the LOC108987603 gene encoding F-box/kelch-repeat protein At3g06240-like, encoding MKAAMPLRRKKAAMLSTRKTLPEDLILEILLRLPVKSLVRFRCVSKRWLFLISDPHFAKSHFDRTSEHTQRLLLSTPLRFGSLETDAPLWDRSAVRELFFPFKQEGRAFKIVGSCNGLVCVSLSQNEGFYIWNPSTGSRRKLPDPPETPPDLEIRAHGFGYDSSTEDYKVVLGLFPSSEGRVFSSKRNSWKTIEHFVFDFNDSAGIFCNGTLHWEVFLEDYTETIAAFDLAEEEFWEVPMPLQYDDHHEEIIFYSLMNLGGRLCLTCRWCYSSTHFEIWVMQEYGVQESWAPMFEVRHSDLINCRCSLIPLCFPRGEKLEAIYMGKELIRTDHDGAILERFMLSSDKASCEAAVFFESLLSPN